Proteins co-encoded in one Papaver somniferum cultivar HN1 chromosome 5, ASM357369v1, whole genome shotgun sequence genomic window:
- the LOC113281254 gene encoding uncharacterized protein LOC113281254, producing MKTRASNFLKQILNVLSTVVKAKSLAIKTKTSAMKTRLLIFSLLKTNRKVLVGNITHKIHALISHLDSKKHDDNNAVDEDKSKAIVLYNPSCTTAELDYYYYNNEDDDKYPDLTHGLFDLEDDDFVDQAGSVIDLVKNAKEEDGKNFSLEDEIDTVADLFIRRFHRQMKMQKQESFKRRYQELLANEPFN from the coding sequence ATGAAGACTAGAGCTTCAAATTTCTTGAAACAAATACTCAACGTTTTGAGTACAGTTGTCAAGGCAAAATCATTGGCTATAAAGACGAAAACCAGTGCCATGAAGACAAGACTCTTGATCTTCTCTTTGTTGAAGACAAACAGGAAGGTATTGGTTGGTAATATCACTCATAAGATTCATGCTCTGATTAGCCATCTAGACAGCAAAAAACACGACGACAACAATGCAGTCGACGAAGATAAAAGCAAAGCTATTGTTCTCTACAACCCAAGTTGTACCACAGCCGAGTTAGACTACTACTACTACAACAACGAGGATGATGATAAGTACCCGGATCTAACTCACGGTCTGTTCGACCTCGAGGATGATGATTTCGTGGACCAAGCTGGGTCAGTTATAGATTTGGTGAAGAATGCTAAGGAAGAAGATGGCAAGAACTTTAGTCTTGAAGACGAGATTGACACCGTTGCCGACTTGTTCATAAGAAGGTTCCACAGACAGATGAAAATGCAGAAACAAGAGTCGTTTAAGCGCAGGTATCAAGAGTTGCTTGCAAATGAACCGTTCAACTAA
- the LOC113281253 gene encoding uncharacterized protein LOC113281253 isoform X2 gives MNLRFQCWASSKNKRRDTAPCILKIAVSGITEILRIFSPSNPNRTYLQQGLDTTVNNVKKDETLVSGIDDIVSILQSDYEKAYFLTGNFSSAIYTEDCIFEDPTIKFSGRDLYSRNLKLLVPFFDSPSLVLQRIEKDMSSEVNYVLATWKLRTYLRLPWRPLISIEGSTVYDLNDEFKIFRHCESWNISALEAVGQIFNFSFESSGE, from the exons ATG AATTTAAGGTTTCAATGCTGGGCTAGttcaaagaacaaaagaagaGATACAGCTCCGTGTATTCTAAAGATAGCAGTGAGTGGGATTACAGAAATTCTTAGAATTTTCTCTCCAAGCAATCCAAACCGGACTTATTTACAACAAGG ATTGGATACTACTGTGAATAATGTCAAGAAAGATGAAACTTTGGTTTCTGGTATAGATGATATTGTGTCGATCCTTCAATCAGATTATGAGAAGGCTTATTTTCTTACAG GGAATTTTAGTTCGGCAATTTATACTGAAGATTGCATCTTTGAAGACCCAACTATTAAATTCAGTG GTAGAGATCTCTATTCGCGCAATTTGAAGTTGCTTGTGCCGTTTTTCGACTCTCCTTCACTTGTACTACAACGGATTGAGAAG GATATGAGTTCCGAAGTAAATTATGTGCTAGCAACATGGAAATTAAG AACCTATCTGAGACTTCCATGGAGGCCTCTGATTTCTATAGAAGGAAGTACAGTTTATGACTTGAATGATGAGTTCAAA ATCTTTAGACATTGCGAGAGTTGGAATATCTCTGCTCTAGAAGCTGTTGGCCAAATATTCAATTTTAGCTTTGAAAGTAGTGGTGAATGA
- the LOC113281253 gene encoding uncharacterized protein LOC113281253 isoform X1, with protein sequence MAAICCIRVSTQPSPASNLRFQCWASSKNKRRDTAPCILKIAVSGITEILRIFSPSNPNRTYLQQGLDTTVNNVKKDETLVSGIDDIVSILQSDYEKAYFLTGNFSSAIYTEDCIFEDPTIKFSGRDLYSRNLKLLVPFFDSPSLVLQRIEKDMSSEVNYVLATWKLRTYLRLPWRPLISIEGSTVYDLNDEFKIFRHCESWNISALEAVGQIFNFSFESSGE encoded by the exons ATGGCAGCAATCTGTTGTATTCGAGTCTCAACCCAACCTTCTCCTGCAAGT AATTTAAGGTTTCAATGCTGGGCTAGttcaaagaacaaaagaagaGATACAGCTCCGTGTATTCTAAAGATAGCAGTGAGTGGGATTACAGAAATTCTTAGAATTTTCTCTCCAAGCAATCCAAACCGGACTTATTTACAACAAGG ATTGGATACTACTGTGAATAATGTCAAGAAAGATGAAACTTTGGTTTCTGGTATAGATGATATTGTGTCGATCCTTCAATCAGATTATGAGAAGGCTTATTTTCTTACAG GGAATTTTAGTTCGGCAATTTATACTGAAGATTGCATCTTTGAAGACCCAACTATTAAATTCAGTG GTAGAGATCTCTATTCGCGCAATTTGAAGTTGCTTGTGCCGTTTTTCGACTCTCCTTCACTTGTACTACAACGGATTGAGAAG GATATGAGTTCCGAAGTAAATTATGTGCTAGCAACATGGAAATTAAG AACCTATCTGAGACTTCCATGGAGGCCTCTGATTTCTATAGAAGGAAGTACAGTTTATGACTTGAATGATGAGTTCAAA ATCTTTAGACATTGCGAGAGTTGGAATATCTCTGCTCTAGAAGCTGTTGGCCAAATATTCAATTTTAGCTTTGAAAGTAGTGGTGAATGA